A window from Heteronotia binoei isolate CCM8104 ecotype False Entrance Well chromosome 15, APGP_CSIRO_Hbin_v1, whole genome shotgun sequence encodes these proteins:
- the NYAP1 gene encoding neuronal tyrosine-phosphorylated phosphoinositide-3-kinase adapter 1: MNASPQEALISVFLQFVEDRGRWAYRALSQTHQPQDREQLHNEMNLLYRKSKVEWKQSKDEEPKKGSAKEPGVGKVRDVASFRRHFRMGFMTMPASQEHAPHPCASSMAPRSLSCHSVGSVDSSSGDGAAGSRKPPAKPKRHPNTKLSAEAKTALEPVGSKKGGGSQKSSAEGRELGRKVPPQKPKRSPNTHLSVSFDEAYAGRLPGPPLGGAMQRYSRAFSHTQAKGSDAEEDEPVYIEMVGDIFRGPGPPSQVPAAADEDSDESEAIYEEMKYPLPEEGGDCRPNGAPASPRHHPAKREAAKAVSSTKTSPCEIPPPFPNLLQHRPPLLAFPQGKKGYKGPSQEGSKLPIPCHAKDTPTAPMTPQVSSHQQRPGDGAALGPSGRARSHSTPLPPQPTGQSRVEKELPNSHSMICPPAKQAPVPTPPAASTPSMLPVKEKPAVSYTMVYSAVKVTTHTAPMEQKTEKEISVLHGLLCARPSTVPACRQAQRAYTLPEPPPLGMVWTYPAPCAGLKRPPAYESIKNVGAKASSAVKIPLQDRTFTSVACSHLLPGEDCPRPAGEEEAFGWVLQRRMGYVNRKVKEPEKAPDCPKAFDESDTAPPRMEKEEKAGSGLIQSAIPVRTLGPEGIAVKMPGGRTNLPVPCQTFPACHRNGDFTGGYLLGRSASTSGVRHAVVHTQRPCSHPRDPASLALQQSPLLAPGPPQGSRERDGKLLEVIERKRCVCKEIKARHRPERTLCKQESMPILPSWRRNTENRKSGTPPCRRQQTVLWDTAI; this comes from the exons TTCAGCTAAGGAGCCTGGTGTGGGGAAGGTGCGGGACGTGGCCTCCTTCCGTCGCCACTTCAGGATGGGGTTCATGACTATGCCTGCCTCACAAGAACATGCCCCACACCCCTGTGCCAGCAGCATGGCCCCCCGGTCCCTCTCCTGCCACTCCGTGGGCAGTGTGGACAGCAGCTCGGGAGACGGGGCTGCTGGCTCTCGCAAGCCGCCTGCCAAGCCCAAGCGGCATCCCAACACCAAGCTGAGTGCAGAGGCCAAGACTGCCTTGGAGCCCGTGGGGAGCAAGAAAGGAGGAG GTTCCCAAAAGTCCAGTGCAGAAGGTCGGGAGCTGGGCCGCAAGGTGCCCCCCCAGAAGCCCAAGCGTAGCCCCAACACCCACTTGTCCGTCTCATTCGATGAGGCATATGCAGGCAGGCTGCCTGGCCCCCCTCTGGGTGGGGCAATGCAGCGCTACAGCCGCGCTTTCTCTCACACTCAAGCCAAGGGCTCCGACGCTGAGGAGGACGAGCCAGTGTACATCGAGATGGTGGGAGACATTTTCCGAGGACCTGGACCTCCCTCTCAGGTGCCAGCTGCAGCGGACGAGGACTCTGACGAAAGCGAAGCCATTTACGAAGAGATGAAGTACCCACTCCCAGAAGAGGGGGGCGACTGCAGGCCCAATGGGGCACCAGCCTCGCCACGCCACCATCCGGCCAAGCGGGAGGCTGCTAAAGCAGTGTCCAGCACCAAAACCTCCCCGTGTGAGATCCCGCCGCCATTCCCCAACCTCTTGCAGCACCGCCCCCCTCTGCTGGCCTTTCCACAGGGCAAAAAGGGCTACAAAGGCCCCAGTCAGGAAGGATCCAAGCTGCCCATCCCATGCCACGCAAAGGACACACCAACTGCCCCAATGACGCCCCAAGTTTCCAGCCATCAGCAGAGGCCCGGGGATGGAGCAGCCTTGGGCCCTTCGGGTCGCGCCCGCAGCCACTCCACGCCACTGCCCCCCCAGCCCACTGGCCAGAGCAGAGTGGAAAAGGAACTCCCCAATTCCCACAGCATGATCTGCCCCCCAGCCAAGCAGGCCCCTGTGCCAACCCCCCCGGCAGCCTCTACCCCCTCCATGCTTCCGGTCAAAGAGAAGCCGGCCGTTTCGTACACTATGGTCTACTCTGCCGTCAAGGTCACCACACACACAGCCCCAATGGAGCAGAAGACTGAGAAGgagatttcagtgctgcatggcTTGCTGTGTGCCCGCCCGTCCACAGTGCCCGCCTGCAGGCAGGCCCAGAGGGCATACACGCTGCCTGAGCCTCCACCCCTGGGCATGGTCTGGACTTATCCTGCCCCCTGTGCGGGGCTGAAGCGCCCACCGGCCTACGAGAGCATCAAGAACGTGGGTGCCAAAGCTTCCTCCGCGGTCAAGATCCCCCTCCAGGACCGGACATTCACCAGCGTTGCCTGCTCCCACCTCCTGCCCGGCGAAGACTGCCCCCGCCCAGCAGGAGAGGAGGAGGCGTTTGGGTGGGTGCTGCAGAGGAGAATGGGCTATGTGAACCGGAAGGTGAAAGAACCAGAAA AGGCCCCTGATTGCCCTAAGGCTTTTGACGAGAGTGACACTGCTCCCCCCAggatggagaaggaagaaaaggctGGGTCGGGCCTGATACAGTCCGCCATCCCCGTCCGCACGCTGGGGCCTGAGGGCATTGCTGTCAAGATGCCCGGGGGACGGACAAACCTGCCTGTTCCCTGCCAGACCTTTCCTGCCTGTCACCGGAACGGAg ATTTCACTGGTGGTTACCTCCTGGGCCGCTCCGCATCCACCTCTGGTGTTCGACATGCTGTGGTTCACACACAGAGGCCGTGCAGCCATCCCCGGGACCCTGCCAGTCTG GCTCTGCAGCAATCACCACTGCTGGCCCCTGGGCCCCCCCAGGGCTCCCGCGAGCGGGACGGCAAGCTCCTGGAGGTGATTGAGCGCAAGCGGTGCGTGTGCAAGGAGATCAAGGCACGACATCGCCCTGAGCGCACCCTGTGCAAGCAGGAGAGCATGCCGATCCTGCCCAGCTGGCGGAGGAATACAGAGAACCGCAAGTCTGGGACGCCCCCCTGCCGCCGCCAGCAAACTGTGCTCTGGGACACAGCCATATGA